One region of Sulfuriroseicoccus oceanibius genomic DNA includes:
- a CDS encoding polyprenyl synthetase family protein translates to MSASAFNLKDYLASHTRKVEQALNKNLPTKRTSPAVLHEAMRHSMFAGGKRLRPILALAAAEACGGKIEDALLPACAVECIHTYSLIHDDLPCMDDDDMRRGVPTCHVVYGEANALLAGDALAALAFELIAQHPGTENYSTAAMVSELAHTSGSRWLIGGQVLDLECEGDPSKVNAARLKQIHLAKTSALLTTSLRLGAMAANASTRELEALTEFGQATGLAFQIIDDILDATQSSEKLGKTAGKDAATGKATYPAIHGMEKSKKEAARLTRKALDALIVFKEKGTALDHIGRYLLDRDY, encoded by the coding sequence ATGAGCGCATCAGCATTTAACCTCAAAGACTACCTGGCATCCCACACCCGCAAAGTGGAGCAGGCCTTGAACAAGAACCTCCCAACCAAGCGCACGTCACCGGCGGTTTTGCACGAAGCGATGCGCCACTCCATGTTTGCCGGCGGCAAGCGCCTGCGCCCGATCCTGGCATTGGCTGCGGCCGAGGCTTGCGGCGGCAAGATCGAAGATGCCCTGCTTCCAGCCTGTGCCGTCGAGTGCATCCACACCTACTCGCTAATCCACGACGACCTGCCATGCATGGACGACGACGACATGCGCCGCGGCGTGCCGACCTGCCACGTGGTCTATGGCGAAGCGAACGCATTGCTCGCAGGCGACGCACTGGCGGCGCTCGCCTTTGAACTCATCGCCCAGCATCCGGGCACGGAAAACTACAGCACCGCCGCCATGGTGAGCGAACTTGCCCACACCTCGGGCAGCCGCTGGCTGATCGGCGGCCAGGTGCTCGATCTGGAATGCGAAGGTGATCCATCCAAGGTCAATGCCGCCCGTCTCAAGCAGATCCACTTGGCCAAGACGTCCGCACTTCTCACCACGTCGCTGCGCCTCGGCGCTATGGCAGCCAACGCATCGACGCGCGAGCTCGAAGCTCTCACTGAGTTCGGTCAGGCCACCGGGCTCGCATTCCAGATCATCGACGACATCCTCGACGCCACCCAGTCGTCGGAAAAACTCGGCAAAACCGCAGGCAAAGACGCGGCTACCGGCAAGGCCACCTACCCAGCCATCCACGGTATGGAGAAATCCAAGAAGGAAGCCGCCCGCCTGACCCGCAAGGCACTCGACGCTCTGATCGTCTTTAAAGAAAAAGGCACCGCGCTCGACCACATCGGACGCTATCTCTTGGACCGCGATTATTAA
- the fucU gene encoding L-fucose mutarotase — protein MLKGISPLFSPELLATIYRMGHGEELVLADAHFPAHQFNGRVIRADGLQIPDLLEAILPLFEIDSYADDPVVTMDAVPGDSLNPAVEASYLDALSRHSNATITRMERFAFYERVRNAHAVIATGDTQKYANIILKKGVTPV, from the coding sequence ATGCTCAAAGGAATCTCACCGCTCTTCTCGCCCGAACTACTGGCCACCATCTACCGCATGGGGCACGGCGAAGAGCTCGTCCTGGCAGACGCCCACTTTCCGGCGCACCAGTTTAACGGCCGCGTGATCCGCGCCGACGGATTGCAGATTCCTGATCTTCTGGAGGCAATTTTGCCCTTGTTTGAGATCGACAGCTACGCCGACGACCCCGTCGTCACCATGGACGCCGTGCCCGGCGATTCGCTGAACCCAGCGGTGGAAGCCTCCTATCTGGACGCACTCTCCCGCCACAGCAACGCCACCATCACCCGTATGGAACGGTTCGCGTTCTACGAACGCGTGCGCAATGCGCATGCCGTCATCGCCACCGGCGACACCCAGAAGTACGCCAATATCATTCTGAAAAAAGGCGTCACCCCGGTCTAA
- a CDS encoding MFS transporter — translation MSNQNTQPAPPKEYKFQGEATASVCSNHKIPVVPKKYLLPFILVTSLFALWGFANDITNPLVAVFKDVFVINNAQSSWVQMAFYGGYATMALPAALFIRRYSYKAGIMVGLALYAIGALLSIPAAAGANFNLFIVGLYVLTFGLAFLETTANPYILSMGDPSTATRRLNLAQAFNPIGSLAGMTVAVTVILSTIQVEDFKNDVNGYYAEAHPTTTEQKTQDLYILPFLRAEPRERTNDPVVKEYVATLDAGVEDVAGNALTDYKEGTVATFNNLTHTELQQHDLKIVALPYTILGCVVIGMLVVFFVAKMPNTCPPTGDHSLHFNDTVKRLFANPRYVGGVIAQTFYVGAQIMCWTFIIQYAETELGIDKATAQKHNIAAMVVFLCSRFICTFFLKYVSPGRLLMVLAIAAIGCTLGAIHLEGMAGLYSLMAISACMSLMFPTIYGIALEGLGSDAKLGSAGLIFAIVGGALMPRIQGGIMDMDSFMGTTATRGSFYLPLLSFVVIAIFGLYCRKPRTKPHGHPA, via the coding sequence ATGTCCAACCAAAACACCCAACCCGCTCCACCCAAGGAATACAAGTTCCAAGGGGAGGCCACCGCCTCGGTCTGTAGCAATCACAAGATTCCCGTGGTCCCGAAGAAATACCTCCTCCCCTTCATCCTCGTCACGTCGCTCTTTGCCCTGTGGGGATTTGCCAATGACATCACCAACCCGTTGGTCGCAGTCTTCAAGGACGTCTTTGTGATCAACAACGCCCAGAGCAGCTGGGTGCAGATGGCATTCTACGGCGGCTACGCCACGATGGCGCTTCCCGCCGCATTGTTCATCCGAAGATATTCCTATAAAGCCGGGATCATGGTGGGTCTTGCCTTGTACGCGATTGGCGCGCTGCTGTCGATCCCAGCCGCTGCCGGAGCGAACTTCAACCTATTCATTGTCGGCCTCTACGTACTGACCTTTGGCTTGGCGTTCCTGGAAACCACCGCCAACCCGTACATCCTGTCGATGGGCGATCCGTCCACCGCCACCCGCCGCCTCAACCTGGCGCAAGCCTTCAACCCGATCGGCTCGCTCGCGGGCATGACGGTCGCCGTGACCGTCATCCTCTCCACCATCCAGGTCGAGGACTTCAAGAACGACGTGAATGGCTACTACGCCGAAGCCCATCCGACCACAACTGAGCAAAAAACGCAGGATCTCTACATCCTACCGTTCCTCAGAGCTGAACCACGCGAACGCACGAACGATCCGGTCGTCAAAGAATATGTCGCCACCCTCGACGCAGGCGTTGAGGATGTCGCGGGGAATGCCCTCACCGATTACAAGGAGGGAACCGTCGCCACCTTCAACAACCTCACCCATACCGAGCTTCAGCAGCACGACCTCAAGATCGTCGCACTGCCGTACACCATCCTCGGCTGCGTGGTGATTGGCATGCTGGTGGTCTTCTTTGTCGCGAAGATGCCCAACACCTGCCCGCCGACCGGCGATCACTCGCTTCATTTCAATGACACGGTCAAGCGACTGTTTGCCAACCCTCGCTACGTTGGCGGGGTCATCGCCCAAACCTTCTACGTCGGTGCACAGATCATGTGCTGGACGTTCATCATCCAATACGCGGAAACCGAACTGGGGATCGACAAAGCCACCGCGCAAAAACACAACATCGCTGCGATGGTGGTCTTCCTCTGCTCGCGCTTCATCTGCACGTTCTTCCTCAAGTATGTGTCGCCGGGCAGATTGCTCATGGTGCTGGCGATCGCCGCCATTGGCTGCACGCTTGGAGCCATCCACCTTGAGGGAATGGCAGGGCTCTACTCGCTGATGGCGATTTCCGCCTGCATGTCGCTCATGTTCCCAACCATCTACGGCATCGCGCTGGAGGGGCTCGGCTCCGACGCCAAACTCGGCTCTGCCGGTCTCATCTTCGCCATCGTCGGCGGCGCACTAATGCCGCGGATCCAAGGCGGCATCATGGATATGGACAGCTTCATGGGAACCACCGCCACCCGCGGATCGTTCTATCTCCCGCTTCTGAGCTTCGTCGTCATCGCCATCTTCGGCCTCTACTGCCGCAAGCCACGCACCAAGCCTCACGGCCACCCCGCGTAG
- a CDS encoding DUF1214 domain-containing protein produces MKTILAILSTIAITVAAEDVTPETYIRAETDFAFADFQKNAEGKINTFFYITTPTPLDKQSVVRMNRDTLYAGSVVDTEGGATVTIPEFPDDRYFSVLVIDNDHYCPVVFYEPGTHKIPGDTKYVTLIQRIQLMDPADPEDVASVNELQKKITIHASSADIFPEPTWNKDSMLKLREEYEKEFQKFAQYEPDWMGPRGKVNEKTRHLAVAGAWGLFPEKDAVYINYKGPSDSTKGYMATYKVPQNDAFWSITVYGNDGFMKSDNNIVNDRNVTLNDDGTFTVYFGSKEKFGDKPNRVDITEGWNFLMRIYRPGDSVLKREYDLPDVELLE; encoded by the coding sequence ATGAAGACGATTCTCGCTATTCTCTCAACCATTGCGATCACGGTCGCTGCGGAGGACGTAACTCCGGAAACTTACATACGCGCCGAGACCGATTTTGCCTTTGCTGACTTCCAAAAGAACGCAGAAGGCAAGATCAACACGTTCTTCTACATCACAACGCCCACTCCCCTGGATAAACAATCGGTAGTGCGGATGAATCGCGACACGCTCTACGCGGGCTCTGTGGTGGACACCGAGGGTGGTGCCACTGTCACGATTCCGGAGTTTCCCGATGATCGGTATTTTTCGGTTCTCGTCATCGACAACGACCACTACTGCCCCGTGGTATTTTACGAACCGGGCACCCACAAAATACCGGGAGATACCAAGTATGTGACTCTCATTCAACGGATTCAACTCATGGATCCTGCCGACCCAGAGGATGTTGCTTCGGTTAACGAGCTCCAAAAGAAGATCACCATCCATGCCTCTAGCGCCGACATCTTTCCCGAACCAACATGGAACAAGGACTCGATGCTGAAGTTGAGGGAGGAGTACGAAAAGGAGTTCCAGAAGTTCGCTCAGTATGAACCTGACTGGATGGGGCCACGCGGGAAGGTCAATGAGAAGACCCGTCACTTGGCAGTAGCCGGCGCATGGGGACTGTTTCCCGAGAAAGATGCCGTCTACATCAACTACAAGGGACCATCAGACTCAACCAAGGGCTACATGGCGACTTATAAGGTTCCTCAGAATGACGCGTTCTGGTCGATCACAGTTTACGGCAACGATGGCTTCATGAAGTCGGACAACAACATCGTGAACGACCGAAATGTAACGTTGAACGACGACGGAACCTTTACAGTCTACTTCGGCTCTAAGGAGAAGTTTGGCGACAAACCAAATCGAGTCGATATCACCGAAGGCTGGAACTTTCTGATGAGAATTTATCGTCCTGGCGACTCAGTCCTCAAGAGAGAATACGATCTTCCTGATGTGGAACTCCTTGAGTAA
- a CDS encoding NAD-dependent epimerase/dehydratase family protein — MKVLVTGGAGFIGSHVVEHFQGKADVVVLDNLRSGYKSNLDGFDCEFIEGSITDREAVRKAVQGVDYIFHLAAMISVPESMSKPHECVELNVLGLLNVLDEAAAAGVKKIVLASSAANYGDNPTVPKVETMLPEPKSPYAITKLDGEYYLDMYRAEGKLDATALRFFNVFGPRQDPGSAYAAAVPIFMHKAFANEPITIFGDGEQTRDFIYVKDIVAALVFAATTPDLPGVFNVGYGGSITVNQLAQEIIDAAGSSSEIQHLPERAGDVKHSRASVDKLLGAGFKHASSFEQGIRDTLEFFRGKAEEGK, encoded by the coding sequence ATGAAAGTTCTTGTTACAGGTGGTGCCGGATTCATCGGTAGCCACGTTGTCGAACACTTCCAGGGCAAAGCAGACGTTGTCGTGCTCGACAACCTCCGCTCCGGCTACAAGTCCAACCTCGACGGGTTTGACTGCGAGTTCATCGAAGGATCGATCACCGACCGCGAAGCCGTGCGCAAAGCGGTGCAGGGTGTGGACTACATCTTCCACCTCGCTGCCATGATTTCGGTGCCTGAGAGCATGAGCAAGCCACACGAATGCGTGGAGCTCAACGTGCTCGGCCTGCTCAACGTGCTCGACGAAGCCGCAGCTGCCGGCGTGAAGAAGATCGTGCTCGCCAGCTCGGCGGCCAACTACGGCGACAACCCAACCGTTCCTAAGGTTGAGACCATGTTGCCTGAGCCGAAGAGCCCGTACGCGATCACCAAGCTCGACGGCGAGTACTACCTCGATATGTACCGCGCCGAAGGCAAGCTCGACGCCACCGCGTTGCGTTTCTTCAATGTGTTCGGTCCTCGTCAGGATCCGGGCAGCGCCTACGCGGCTGCTGTGCCGATCTTCATGCACAAGGCATTCGCCAACGAGCCAATCACCATCTTCGGTGACGGCGAGCAGACCCGTGACTTCATCTACGTGAAGGACATCGTGGCGGCGCTCGTGTTCGCAGCGACCACACCGGATCTTCCTGGTGTGTTCAACGTGGGCTACGGCGGCAGCATCACCGTCAATCAGTTGGCGCAAGAGATCATCGACGCGGCGGGATCGTCGTCCGAGATCCAGCACCTGCCAGAGCGTGCCGGCGACGTGAAGCACTCGCGTGCCTCGGTCGACAAGTTGCTCGGTGCGGGCTTCAAGCACGCCAGCAGCTTCGAACAGGGCATCCGCGACACACTTGAGTTCTTCCGCGGCAAAGCGGAGGAAGGCAAGTAA
- a CDS encoding phosphotransferase enzyme family protein, with product MSIDIKPIASKFAIYGDFVKAAPYGSGHINDTFCAEFDQAGAPVRYILQRLSPVAFKKPVELMENVQRVTEHAQKMLAEAGDPEATRKALTVIMAKDGKPYVIDDEGGFWRAYLFIEKAQTYDIIEKTEWAFEAAKAFGEFQKLLKDLPGERLHETIPNFHHTRERFNTLKAAIEADTHGRAEKVQAEIEFALSREAMVDVLLDLQAEGKIPERVTHNDTKLNNVMLDDKTGEGVCVIDLDTTMPGLALYDFGDMVRTACNSAAEDEMDLSKVFARRDMFETLVSGYLSSAGDFLNDVEKAHLVHSGKLLSFECGIRFLTDYLQGDVYFKIKRENHNIDRCRTQFRLVESIEDQAEEWQAFVDTQCK from the coding sequence ATGAGCATTGATATCAAACCAATCGCTTCGAAGTTCGCCATCTACGGTGATTTCGTGAAGGCTGCTCCATACGGAAGCGGGCACATCAACGACACCTTCTGCGCTGAGTTCGACCAGGCTGGCGCTCCTGTGCGTTACATCCTCCAGCGTCTGAGCCCTGTGGCTTTCAAGAAGCCGGTTGAATTGATGGAAAACGTGCAGCGTGTGACCGAGCACGCTCAGAAGATGCTGGCGGAAGCCGGTGATCCGGAAGCAACCCGCAAGGCGCTGACCGTGATCATGGCCAAGGACGGCAAGCCATACGTGATCGACGACGAAGGTGGGTTCTGGCGCGCATATCTCTTCATCGAGAAGGCACAGACCTACGACATCATCGAGAAGACCGAATGGGCATTCGAAGCCGCCAAGGCATTTGGTGAGTTCCAGAAGTTGCTCAAGGACCTTCCGGGTGAGCGCCTTCACGAGACCATCCCGAACTTCCACCACACCCGCGAGCGCTTCAACACCCTGAAGGCTGCGATTGAAGCCGACACCCACGGCCGTGCCGAGAAGGTTCAGGCTGAGATCGAGTTTGCTCTTTCCCGCGAAGCCATGGTCGACGTCCTGCTCGACCTCCAGGCCGAGGGCAAGATCCCTGAGCGCGTGACCCACAACGACACCAAGCTCAACAACGTCATGCTCGACGACAAGACCGGTGAAGGCGTGTGCGTGATCGACCTCGACACCACCATGCCTGGTCTCGCGTTGTACGACTTCGGCGACATGGTGCGCACCGCGTGCAACTCGGCTGCAGAAGACGAAATGGACTTGTCCAAGGTGTTTGCTCGCCGCGACATGTTCGAGACTCTCGTTTCCGGCTACCTCAGCTCGGCTGGCGACTTCCTCAACGACGTGGAGAAGGCACACCTCGTGCACTCCGGCAAACTGCTCTCGTTCGAGTGCGGTATCCGCTTCCTCACCGACTACCTGCAGGGCGACGTCTACTTCAAGATCAAGCGCGAGAACCACAACATCGACCGCTGCCGCACCCAGTTCCGCCTCGTTGAGTCGATCGAAGACCAGGCAGAAGAATGGCAGGCATTCGTCGACACCCAGTGCAAGTAA
- a CDS encoding nucleotidyltransferase family protein, which produces MTANDKPTLLILAAGMGSRYGGLKQLDAMGPNGETVLDYSVYDAIRAGFGKVVFVIRRDFEDVFREQVGSKFDDRITVEYAFQELGDLPEGFSVPEGREKPWGTAHAVRAARDVISEPFGMINADDFYGADAYQKLGDFLRTASTSADVSEYCMVGFELKKTLSDFGSVARGVCEAGADGKLAKVQEMTKIVKTDDGAENQEDEANPVKLTGDELVSMNMWGFTPAFIQEIEEKFVAFLQEKGGEMKSECYVPLIVDELINEKRATVDVLATDSTWFGVTYQEDKPHVQKSIQDLIASGAYPENLWA; this is translated from the coding sequence ATGACCGCAAACGACAAACCGACTCTTCTGATTCTCGCAGCTGGAATGGGCAGCCGATACGGTGGCCTCAAGCAACTCGACGCCATGGGCCCTAACGGTGAGACCGTGCTCGACTACTCGGTTTACGACGCCATCCGTGCCGGCTTTGGCAAGGTGGTCTTCGTGATCCGTCGTGACTTTGAGGACGTGTTCCGTGAGCAGGTGGGATCGAAGTTCGACGACCGCATCACCGTGGAGTACGCATTTCAGGAGTTGGGTGACCTTCCTGAAGGTTTCTCCGTTCCAGAAGGCCGCGAGAAGCCATGGGGCACCGCTCACGCAGTGCGTGCGGCCCGTGACGTGATCTCCGAGCCATTCGGTATGATCAACGCAGACGACTTCTACGGTGCGGACGCTTACCAGAAGCTCGGTGACTTCCTGCGCACGGCATCGACCTCGGCTGATGTGTCCGAGTACTGCATGGTGGGCTTCGAGCTGAAGAAGACACTCTCCGATTTCGGCAGCGTGGCACGCGGCGTCTGCGAAGCAGGTGCTGACGGCAAGTTGGCCAAGGTTCAGGAAATGACCAAGATCGTCAAAACCGACGACGGTGCAGAGAACCAAGAAGACGAAGCAAACCCAGTGAAACTCACCGGCGACGAGCTCGTTTCGATGAACATGTGGGGCTTCACACCTGCGTTCATCCAGGAGATCGAAGAGAAGTTCGTGGCCTTCCTCCAGGAAAAGGGCGGAGAAATGAAGAGCGAGTGCTACGTGCCGCTCATCGTGGACGAACTGATCAACGAAAAGCGCGCGACCGTCGACGTGCTTGCCACCGACAGCACCTGGTTCGGCGTGACCTACCAGGAAGACAAGCCACACGTGCAGAAGTCGATCCAAGACTTGATTGCATCGGGTGCTTACCCAGAGAACCTCTGGGCCTAA
- a CDS encoding sialidase family protein: MMKLLNIGLAAIALCAPAAHAEVKVAEGLKAVEVFTPKKDGHPHFRIPAIVTSQKGTLLVFAEGRVRTHDHARNDIVLKRSEDNGETWSDVIVVDEDKDLVMVNPSPLVLESGRILVFYETFPHGYHGRKEHDIKMMSTGYEQGLTQRFLVRSSDDDGKTWSKPLDLTRVARADSSDIRNLITAGSPANAIQLTRGRYKGRIVVPLFLVKRITESKREIYNGVLYSDDNCRTWKRSRIVPIEGTNHCNEALIAELDDGSVMMNARPGRTPLRAVSVSRDGGQTWSPFVYDQALKGRNCNCGLLKYSYADEGKSRLFFSHNFHNKKRANGHLKLSYDNGKTWPVSKQVVPGWFGYSQLTKMKDGSIGMIFEPFQSPKEPWTLQFVRIPLEWIEG, translated from the coding sequence ATGATGAAACTCCTGAACATTGGATTAGCCGCGATTGCGCTGTGTGCACCGGCTGCTCACGCGGAAGTGAAAGTCGCCGAGGGATTGAAAGCGGTGGAGGTTTTCACGCCGAAGAAAGATGGTCACCCGCATTTTCGGATCCCGGCAATTGTGACCAGTCAAAAGGGCACGCTGCTCGTATTCGCCGAAGGGCGGGTGCGCACGCACGACCACGCGCGCAATGACATTGTGCTCAAGCGCAGCGAAGACAATGGCGAGACCTGGAGCGACGTGATCGTGGTCGATGAGGACAAGGATTTGGTGATGGTGAACCCATCGCCGCTGGTGCTCGAGAGTGGCCGGATTTTGGTCTTCTACGAGACGTTTCCGCACGGCTACCACGGCCGCAAGGAACATGACATCAAGATGATGTCGACCGGGTACGAGCAGGGGCTGACACAACGATTCCTAGTACGCAGTAGCGACGACGACGGCAAGACGTGGTCGAAACCGCTCGACTTGACGCGAGTGGCACGGGCCGATAGTTCGGATATCAGGAATTTGATCACTGCAGGGAGCCCTGCCAATGCGATCCAGCTCACCCGCGGTCGCTATAAAGGGCGCATCGTGGTGCCGCTCTTTCTGGTAAAGCGGATCACCGAATCGAAGCGTGAGATCTACAATGGGGTACTCTACAGCGACGACAATTGCCGCACGTGGAAGCGCAGCCGGATCGTGCCGATCGAGGGGACGAATCATTGCAATGAGGCACTGATCGCCGAGCTCGATGACGGAAGTGTGATGATGAACGCACGCCCGGGCCGGACGCCACTGCGTGCGGTGTCGGTCAGTCGCGATGGCGGGCAAACGTGGTCGCCTTTTGTCTATGATCAGGCGTTGAAGGGCCGGAACTGTAACTGCGGGCTGTTGAAGTACTCGTACGCCGACGAGGGCAAGAGCCGACTTTTCTTCAGTCACAACTTCCACAACAAGAAGCGTGCCAATGGTCATCTTAAGTTGAGCTACGACAACGGCAAGACCTGGCCGGTTTCCAAGCAGGTGGTGCCGGGCTGGTTTGGATATAGTCAGCTGACGAAGATGAAGGACGGCAGCATTGGGATGATTTTCGAGCCGTTCCAGAGCCCCAAGGAGCCGTGGACTTTGCAGTTTGTCCGGATCCCATTGGAGTGGATCGAGGGGTAG
- a CDS encoding type II toxin-antitoxin system VapC family toxin, with protein MNTLDSVLVDANVFIDLLRAGKDPAQTLLRRFDTTDLVTCGVVKSEVLRGVRSPVVRDKLAAFFNIMCFVDMPLSAWDETWQLAWRLDREGRVLPLTDLCIATCALRAEAAIVTNDRHFDHIPGLVVLPMD; from the coding sequence ATGAACACATTGGATTCCGTACTGGTGGACGCCAACGTGTTCATCGATCTGCTGCGGGCTGGAAAAGATCCGGCGCAGACGTTGCTGCGTCGTTTTGATACGACGGATTTGGTGACCTGCGGGGTGGTGAAGTCCGAGGTGTTGCGCGGTGTGCGTTCGCCGGTGGTGCGCGACAAACTGGCGGCCTTTTTTAACATCATGTGTTTTGTCGATATGCCGTTGTCGGCGTGGGATGAAACGTGGCAGTTGGCTTGGAGGCTTGATCGGGAGGGAAGGGTCTTGCCGTTGACCGATCTTTGTATCGCCACATGCGCGTTGCGTGCTGAAGCTGCGATAGTCACCAATGACCGCCATTTTGATCATATCCCCGGGCTGGTGGTATTGCCGATGGACTAG
- a CDS encoding type II toxin-antitoxin system VapB family antitoxin — translation MKMTMHIDEALLEEVMEMYGFETKTDAVDFALRELNRRKKLRAFMKEGLGLSEDELKSAVYPDYDLKAMRVAEVPTKGEK, via the coding sequence ATGAAGATGACGATGCATATCGATGAGGCGTTGTTGGAAGAGGTGATGGAGATGTACGGATTCGAAACCAAGACCGATGCCGTCGACTTCGCTCTGAGGGAATTGAACCGCCGCAAAAAGTTGCGTGCCTTCATGAAGGAGGGGCTGGGCTTGAGCGAGGATGAATTGAAGTCTGCGGTTTACCCTGACTATGACCTGAAGGCGATGCGGGTTGCTGAGGTGCCAACCAAGGGGGAGAAGTGA
- a CDS encoding TlpA disulfide reductase family protein, whose amino-acid sequence MFMISPALIKRSSLLLAMAVSLSSTGLAQEAKSDSKLTLGSPVPSLDLEGVKWVKGEPVKTLDEEGKVYMLECWATWCGPCIVAIPHVNELHQKYGDKGLVVIGMSSLEDDLAKVEKFVENRGDGMSYRVAFSGGRKSEFSKQWLKAAGVKGIPHTFLVKNGTLVLMSHPADVDDALIENLLSGDFDEKAFAARLADKKAREAEVNSKVYPMAQNGQWNELEAYARKELADDPTTQRRWLVIANANMGDWKDLLAVVSQDIKEADLDLMLVQSAFITPDGEGAEAFAKEALKTFSEERIAGLKGGDQRVGPVLARARYLWILGEKDAAKELVDGMAEEISASDDQGARGYSGTVTKLQEKIEAGEFPPVRTVNQR is encoded by the coding sequence ATGTTTATGATTTCCCCTGCATTGATCAAACGTTCGTCGCTACTCCTGGCGATGGCGGTTTCGCTTTCATCCACCGGGCTTGCGCAAGAGGCCAAGTCCGACTCCAAGCTGACACTTGGTTCCCCTGTTCCGAGTCTCGATCTCGAGGGCGTGAAGTGGGTCAAGGGCGAGCCGGTGAAGACGCTCGACGAAGAGGGCAAGGTCTATATGCTGGAATGCTGGGCAACGTGGTGCGGACCGTGCATCGTTGCGATTCCCCACGTCAATGAGTTGCACCAGAAGTACGGTGACAAAGGGCTGGTCGTGATTGGCATGAGCTCGCTCGAAGATGATCTGGCGAAAGTTGAAAAGTTTGTGGAGAACCGTGGCGATGGCATGAGCTACCGCGTGGCGTTCTCCGGTGGGCGTAAGTCCGAGTTCTCCAAGCAATGGCTCAAGGCCGCCGGGGTAAAAGGGATTCCCCATACCTTCCTCGTCAAGAACGGGACACTGGTGCTGATGTCACATCCTGCGGACGTCGACGATGCCTTGATCGAGAACCTGCTCTCAGGTGACTTCGATGAGAAAGCATTCGCTGCTCGTCTCGCTGACAAGAAGGCGCGCGAGGCCGAGGTGAATAGCAAAGTCTATCCAATGGCACAAAATGGGCAGTGGAACGAGCTCGAAGCATACGCTCGCAAGGAGTTGGCGGACGATCCGACCACGCAGCGCCGCTGGTTGGTCATTGCCAATGCGAACATGGGCGACTGGAAGGATCTGCTTGCTGTAGTGAGCCAGGACATCAAAGAGGCGGATCTTGATCTGATGCTGGTGCAGAGTGCGTTCATCACGCCGGATGGTGAGGGGGCGGAGGCTTTTGCAAAGGAGGCGCTCAAGACCTTCAGCGAAGAGCGGATTGCCGGGCTCAAGGGCGGAGACCAGCGGGTCGGTCCTGTGTTGGCGCGTGCACGTTATTTGTGGATCCTTGGGGAAAAGGATGCTGCCAAGGAATTGGTTGATGGCATGGCTGAGGAGATTTCCGCTTCAGATGATCAGGGGGCGCGAGGTTACTCTGGAACGGTTACGAAGCTGCAGGAGAAGATCGAGGCTGGTGAATTCCCTCCGGTGCGCACGGTGAACCAGCGCTAA